In Leguminivora glycinivorella isolate SPB_JAAS2020 chromosome 20, LegGlyc_1.1, whole genome shotgun sequence, the following proteins share a genomic window:
- the LOC125237097 gene encoding gastrula zinc finger protein XlCGF46.1-like: protein MSVKPDMKVIISNITNGRRFSHCRLCLKNIDEDYVRFGDGVAPDLEEKQQQLQPLSELLAKFLGPEVTEEIPGLDAVCTECVVDALRGLRLIQTYHKSSKLLENALDNLLHTLNVDLEVHDGQSLYIVVDDNHSELIIMDKSEEKNIYEEKIICDECSQEFITKEEYQKHFQEKHYQLLCEKCWQVFETKQELMSHLCKKLKCPDCNQYRITPEALAEHQNKMHRIHICKECGKSCQGSVKLKTHESKHFNKSQCPKCGKSYTTRDFYLKHVNLCEKGLLDPHPFRTKLIRPYSCKECGKSYSTSGGLRVHYKFEHGGAKPHVCPECNKKFTAPSYLKVHMVTHTKEKNFLCNICPNRFVSKEALLYHTRRHTGERPYKCEHCFETFVNASARAEHIKYKHVGPTLMCEICSRKFVTPHFLKMHIKRHHEKAMDWTAQNRSELS from the exons atgagtgttaaACCTGATATGAAAGTCATCATTTCGAACATTACCAATGGAAGGCGGTTTAGTCACTGCAGGTTATGTCTCAAGAACATTGATGAGGACTACGTACGGTTTGGAGACGGTGTTGCCCCGGATTTGGAGGAAAAACAGCAGCAATTACAGCCTCTATCGGAATTACTAGCTAAATTCCTTGGGCCCGAG GTAACAGAAGAAATACCAGGATTGGATGCTGTATGTACAGAATGTGTTGTTGATGCTTTAAGAGGCTTAAGACTCATACAAACGTATCATAAATCTTCCAAACTATTAGAAAATGCCCTAGATAATCTATTACATACACTGAATGTTGATCTTGAAGTGCATGATGGTCAGTCACTATACATTGTTGTAGATGACAACCATTCCGAGTTAATAATAATGGACAAAAgtgaagaaaaaaatatatatgaagaaaaaataatatgtgACGAATGTTCCCAGGAATTTATCACCAAAGAAGAGTACCAAAAGCACTTCCAGGAGAAACATTATCAACTTCTGTGTGAGAAATGCTGGCAAGTATTTGAAACGAAACAAGAATTAATGAGCCACTTGTGTAAAAAACTAAAATGTCCAGATTGTAACCAATATAGGATCACACCGGAAGCTCTCGCTGAACATCAGAATAAAATGCACAGAATCCACATATGCAAAGAGTGTGGGAAATCTTGCCAAGGCTCCGTCAAACTAAAAACTCATGAAAGCAAACATTTCAATAAAAGCCAATGTCCGAAATGTGGTAAAAGTTACACTACTagagatttttatttaaaacatgtGAATTTGTGTGAAAAGGGGCTTTTAGATCCTCATCCGTTTCGCACCAAACTTATCAGACCATATTCATGCAAAGAATGTGGTAAAAGTTACAGTACGTCCGGAGGCCTACGagtacattataaatttgaGCATGGCGGTGCAAAACCTCATGTATGTCCAGAATGTAATAAGAAATTTACCGCTCCAAGTTACCTTAAAGTTCACATGGTAACACATACTAAAGAGAAGAACTTTTTATGTAACATATGTCCTAATCGTTTTGTATCAAAAGAGGCGTTATTATATCATACTAGAAGGCATACTGGGGAGCGACCGTACAAATGTGAACACTGTTTTGAGACATTTGTAAATGCATCTGCCAGAGCGGAGCATATAAAATATAAGCATGTCGGGCCTACACTGATGTGCGAGATTTGTTCACGTAAATTCGTTACCCCACATTTCTTGAAGATGCATATAAAGAGACATCACGAAAAGGCCATGGATTGGACTGCACAAAACAGAAGCGAATTATCATAA
- the LOC125237102 gene encoding gastrula zinc finger protein XlCGF26.1-like yields the protein MEPDAGVILSAFKYLTKDDEQICRLCLSPTPQYAKYIQDSVVLKKPYYEDTVTYSEMFEELGVNEEPMLPQTLCDTCARIVTNGYLFKKLHEHSNEQWDSVLSNLNRTLMQAETVSPSVKTAYIVLSETGNFIVTRRKTHLPDRETAAMKLNKIIKSRCRYVHRKKTCLICEECGMKFKTRVLLIKHMKSHKAKPINCPQCFKAFLTQIQLTEHAERVHYPKKIKCTKCKKMFSTQRTLKAHDRQEHVAVLCKLCFVQFPSRSALKVHLDKHDVTKCPRCNKSFINKQTYRSHVKQCGNAEAKVISFFCDICEKGYIRKNALRSHLKIDHGFGKVLSCSWCAKKFDAASRLRNHIVKHTRERNFSCEHCNGKFVTQAALVYHTRLHTGERPFKCDLCDESFLSASRRMEHKRRKHFGPQLECPICHVKFVLGSQLKKHVARHSDPQSKLYVPTDGKLERKYVVRNVLTRVS from the exons aTGGAGCCAGATGCTGGCGTAATATTATCAGCATTCAAGTATCTGACGAAGGACGACGAGCAAATTTGCAGGTTATGTTTGAGCCCTACGCCTCAATACGCTAAATATATTCAGGATTCCGTCGTTTTGAAAAAGCCGTACTATGAAGACACCGTTACATATTCTGAGATGTTTGAAGAACTTGGT GTCAACGAGGAACCAATGTTACCGCAAACCTTGTGTGATACCTGCGCTCGGATCGTTACGAAcggttatttatttaaaaagctTCACGAGCATTCCAACGAACAATGGGATTCAGTGCTATCAAATCTTAACAGAACATTAATGCAAGCTGAAACAGTCAGCCCCTCAGTAAAGACTGCTTACATAGTGCTCAGCGAAACAGGTAACTTCATAGTGACAAGACGAAAGACTCATTTACCGGATAGAGAGACTGCTGCAATGAAACTGAACAAGATAATCAAGAGTAGATGCCGATATGTGCATCGTAAAAAGACATGCCTTATTTGTGAAGAATGCGGTATGAAATTCAAAACGAGAGTTCTCTTAATCAAACACATGAAGTCACACAAAGCGAAGCCTATAAACTGCCCACAATGCTTCAAAGCATTTTTAACACAGATACAATTAACGGAACATGCAGAAAGAGTACACTATCCAAAGAAAATTAAATGTACTAAGTGTAAAAAGATGTTTAGTACGCAGAGAACTTTAAAAGCTCACGATCGGCAAGAGCATGTTGCTGTTTTGTGTAAGTTATGCTTCGTACAGTTCCCATCTAGATCAGCATTGAAAGTACACTTGGATAAACATGACGTTACTAAATGCCCTCGGTGTAACAAGAGTTTCATTAACAAACAGACTTACCGAAGCCATGTGAAACAGTGTGGTAATGCTGAAGCTAAGGTGATAAGCTTCTTCTGTGACATTTGCGAGAAAGGCTATATTCGTAAAAATGCTCTCCGCTCACATTTAAAGATAGACCACGGGTTTGGTAAAGTGCTTTCATGCAGTTGGTGTGCTAAGAAGTTTGATGCGGCTAGCAGATTACGTAATCACATAGTGAAGCATACACGGGAGAGGAACTTCAGTTGTGAGCACTGCAATGGGAAGTTTGTTACTCAAGCGGCTTTAGTGTATCATACTCGCTTGCACACTGGGGAAAGGCCGTTCAAGTGTGACTTATGTGACGAGAGCTTCCTCTCAGCTTCCAGAAGGATGGAGCATAAACGGAGAAAGCATTTCGGGCCTCAACTGGAATGCCCTATATGCCACGTTAAGTTTGTACTTGGTAGTCAGCTGAAGAAGCATGTGGCCCGACATTCGGATCCTCAGAGCAAGCTTTATGTGCCAACAGATGGAAAACTTGAAAGGAAGTACGTAGTACGTAATGTGCTCACACGAGTGAGTTGA
- the LOC125237131 gene encoding zinc finger protein 888-like, with protein MNKLFFTLSNSIAMEAVKLIINPKLTIQTCFLCFKQHEELRSIYSDLVIIKDHEEFTVTVFTMVSYLFSLQDTVLQQVCDKCSKIVLSMYILVQKHTLMKQSLNNIATNLEKEISGIKKIDQNCYLRIHTDKKTKAIKKDKKRNVIFKTDACQRCDMTFESKDQLLEHKKITHKNANEAVICHICGKICKTPSALKAHSNCHKEKQCPYCLKMLKTHSHYKKHVKNHTAYTKQKHSNTKYKCHTCNFVSLSKGTIDAHINKVHLGIRPYTCSICDKGFFKKGNLTEHINIHNKVKTETCEICGDSFVSKKTLFEHIRLHRNEKPYRCEMCSECFVTSGRRSDHIKRKHMEKKERCLICNKMFSLKNTLNRHMKKMHWQQCSDMHVSEFVETVKNGQNMDMMSIS; from the exons atgaataaactCTTCTTCACTCTATCAAACAGTATTGCTATGGAAGCTGTTAAACTTATAATAAACCCTAAACTAACAATCCAAACTTGTTTTCTGTGTTTCAAACAACACGAAGAGTTGCGCAGTATCTATTCAGACCTGGTCATTATTAAAGACCATGAAGAATTCACGGTTACAGTATTTACAATGGTGTCTTACTTATTCTCTTTACAA GATACAGTATTGCAACAAGTCTGTGATAAATGCTCAAAAATAGtcttaagtatgtatattcttgtacaaaaacacacatTAATGAAACAAAGTCTGAATAATATAGCTACAAACTTGGAAAAAGAGATCTCTggcataaaaaaaattgaccaaAACTGCTATTTAAGAATACATACTGATAAGAAAACAAAGGCAATAAAGAAggataaaaaaagaaatgtaaTTTTCAAGACTGATGCATGCCAAAGATGTGATATGACTTTTGAATCTAAAGACCAGTTACTAGAgcacaaaaaaattactcacAAAAATGCCAATGAAGCAGTTATTTGCCATATTTGTGGAAAAATCTGCAAAACACCAAGTGCCTTAAAAGCTCACTCAAActgtcacaaagaaaaacagtgTCCATACTGCTTGAAAATGTTAAAAACTCACTCGCATTACAAAAAACATGTTAAAAATCATACTGCATATACTAAACAGAAGCATagtaatacaaaatacaaatgtcATACATGTAATTTCGTAAGTCTGAGCAAAGGCACTATAGATGCGCATATAAACAAAGTTCATTTAGGAATCCGACCTTACACATGTAGTATATGCGACAAAGGATTTTTCAAGAAAGGCAATTTAACAGAACACATCAACATtcataataaagtaaaaactgaaACATGTGAAATTTGTGGCGACAGTTTTGTTagtaaaaaaacactttttgaacaTATCCGGTTGCATAGAAACGAAAAGCCATACAGATGTGAAATGTGCTCGGAATGTTTTGTAACATCCGGAAGGAGATCGGACCACATTAAAAGAAAACATATGGAGAAGAAGGAACGCTGtttaatttgtaataaaatgttCAGTTTGAAGAATACACTGAATAGACATATGAAGAAAATGCATTGGCAACAATGCAGTGACATGCATGTGTCTGAGTTTGTTGAAACTGTTAAAAATGGTCAAAACATGGATATGATGTCTATTTCTTGA